Proteins from a genomic interval of Gemmatimonadota bacterium:
- the lpxD gene encoding UDP-3-O-(3-hydroxymyristoyl)glucosamine N-acyltransferase: MTAQAVADLVGGRLSGPGDVALRRCRSLEAAEPDALAMAIGGRYVAALALTQAGAVLVTEALVGEPGPATRIVVRDPARAMALVATVLHPQSTTDPQIATTAQIGHGTPVPADAHIGAYAVIGASVTLGARVRIGPHVVIEDGALLGDDVRLDAQVVVHAGAELGSRVWCKAGAIIGGAGFGFVSDATGHTRVPQVGGCILEDDVEVGSCSCVDRGSLGDTVIGRGSKLDNHVHVGHNVRMGSDCLLMAGVGVSGSTVIGNRVVLAGQSGVAGHLTLGDDVKVGAKSAVISSVASGMSVSGYPARPHREFLRALAALYRLAPHHEALEDLASEREDG; this comes from the coding sequence TTGACGGCACAGGCGGTCGCCGACTTGGTCGGTGGCCGCCTGTCTGGTCCCGGGGACGTGGCGCTCAGGCGCTGTCGATCTCTCGAGGCGGCGGAGCCTGATGCGCTTGCGATGGCGATTGGTGGTCGATATGTGGCGGCGCTCGCGCTCACGCAGGCGGGCGCGGTCCTCGTCACGGAAGCGCTGGTCGGTGAGCCCGGGCCGGCAACCCGCATCGTCGTGCGCGACCCGGCCCGCGCGATGGCTCTGGTCGCGACCGTCCTCCATCCGCAATCCACTACCGACCCGCAGATCGCGACCACAGCGCAGATCGGTCACGGTACCCCGGTCCCGGCCGACGCGCACATCGGTGCGTATGCCGTGATCGGCGCGAGTGTCACGCTCGGTGCCCGGGTCCGAATCGGGCCGCATGTGGTGATCGAGGACGGCGCCCTGCTCGGCGACGACGTGCGACTTGATGCGCAGGTGGTGGTGCACGCTGGCGCGGAGCTGGGGTCGCGGGTCTGGTGCAAGGCGGGCGCCATCATCGGCGGTGCCGGATTCGGATTTGTCTCCGATGCCACCGGGCACACGCGCGTGCCGCAGGTCGGTGGTTGCATCCTGGAGGACGACGTCGAAGTGGGGTCATGCTCCTGTGTTGACCGTGGATCGCTCGGCGATACCGTCATTGGGCGTGGTTCCAAACTCGACAATCATGTGCACGTCGGGCACAACGTGCGCATGGGATCCGACTGCCTGCTGATGGCGGGCGTCGGCGTCTCAGGCAGTACCGTGATCGGCAATCGGGTCGTGCTCGCGGGCCAGTCTGGCGTGGCCGGGCACCTCACCCTCGGAGATGATGTGAAAGTCGGTGCCAAGTCGGCGGTGATCTCCAGTGTGGCTAGCGGGATGTCGGTCTCCGGTTATCCGGCACGCCCGCACCGCGAGTTCCTGCGGGCACTGGCCGCACTCTATCGCCTCGCCCCGCATCATGAAGCACTCGAAGATCTCGCCTCGGAGCGCGAAGATGGCTAG